Genomic DNA from Patescibacteria group bacterium:
GGCGCCATCATATCCGGAGCTGATGAGGCCTTCTTAGTTGACACCCTCAAAGACGCTGGTCGCTTTGACGAGTTAACTAAAATTAACCGTGACATCGGCAACAAAGTCTTTGCCATGATCACTTTCAGCTCAGTCGCCGCTGGCTATCTCTATTCCATCAACCCACGCCTTCCGATGATTCTTTCAATTCCTGGTGTACTGCTTGCTTTTGTTGTTACGTTCTTTTTTTATGAACCAAGGACAACGGAAAAATCTGGACATAGAGAACATTTCGATTTAATCAAAATGAGTGTACTCTTTGTTGCCAATAACAAAAAAGTAAAATGGATTATTGCTTACATCGCCCTGATTGCCGTGGCTTCAAAAATATGGTTTTTTTCCTATAATCCATATTTTGAACTAACCATGATCAGTCCTAAGTATTTTGGGTGGATATTTTTCTCCCTAAATTTTGTCGCCTGGCAGGCAAACAAACATGCCCATGTCCTCGAAAATAAGTTTAGTGAGAGAACAATTATTACCATTCTCGTACTCCTGATATCAGTACCAATAATTCTCTTTGGTAACTTCGTCGCCCAAATATCAATTCTCTTTTTATTTGGCGACAGTATTGTTAGAGGGTTTAAAAGAGCTTTCTTTTCCCGGCTCATCAATGAGCACTTGGATTCCAAAAACCGAGCCACTGTGCTCTCAATCCAATCTGCCTCCGAATCAATTGTGGGCGCCATTGGCCTCTGGATTTTCGGCATCGGTTTAAAAATATTTTCATTACCAAGCGCCTTGCAAATACACGGCCTGGCAATGTTAATTATCGGCCTTCTAATAATTTCACAATATCGAAAAATTTTTCGGTCACAATAAAAAAAGAGGGTGAATAAATTTTCACCCTCTTTTTATTTTAAAATCAAAAAAATAGCTCCAATTAATCGGAACTATTTTTCTATGTGCGCCCAACAGGATTTGAACCTGTGACCGTTTGCTTAAGAGGCAACTGCTCTACCAGCTGAGCTATGAGCGCATGTATATGACATAAAATTACTCTTATGTATTTGTGTGGCTGAGGAGAGACTTGAACTCTCGACCTTAGCGTTATGAGTGCTACGCTCTAACCAGCTGAGCTACCCAGCCCTATATTTCTGCTCTATGTGCACCTGACAGGATTCGAACCTGTAACCTCTTGGTCCGAAGCCAAGCACTCTATCCAGTTGAGCTACAAGTGCAAAAAAGAATAATGCAAAAAACTCCTCAAAGGAGTTCTTTTAAATATTAGCATATTTAAAAAAATAATCAACCCCCAGAACAACAAATATTTAATTAGTGTTTTTGTTCAATATTAGCCACTTTTTATCCACGAGGCATTGACAAGCTATTTTATTTATGTTGATATTTATAAATATTTTTTGAACAAAAAAACTTGTTTATTACTTCTTTAAAACCAAATAATAATTATACTCATCCTTATACAACTTCTCAATCTTCAAGCCTGACTTTTTCACCAATCGCGTCAATTCCCATTTTGTAAACGCATGATAATATCTTTTCTTCGAAACATCCTCCGCTTCATTTTTCCAGTGAAATAAAATATCACCGAAATCCATTTTGTTTTTACCAATTAATTTCAAAAAGAAATACTTCCAAATTAGCTTTTTATTTTTTTTATTTGCCCACAAATTCCATGCTGAGATTATAATTCGCCCATCATCCTTAATCTTGTTTTTCATCTGACGCAAGGCGTTAATGCGTAACTCTTGATCTGGCAAGTGATGTAATACAGCAATTGAATAAACAAAATCAAAATCTAATTCATTAATCTTACCCAAATCTAAAATATCAGCCACGGCAAATTCAGATTCAGGATACTGCTTCTGTGCCAAGGTAATTAAATTTTCACTTTGATCAATGCCTAGATACTTTATTTTCTTACCAGCAAACGCCTCTAACAGGCGTCCATTGCCACAACCAGCATCAAGCATCTTGTCACCGTCTTTTACGTCTCTGGTCAGATTTAACAACTCTGGCCAAATGCCTTTCTTGCGCGTCTCATCAAACTCCGCCGCAATACTTTCATAATTATCTTTAACGATGGTTAGCAATTCTTTTTGTGTATTTTTATCCATATATTTGTTTTAATTAAAGCATTATTATTTAAAAAAATAAAGACCCACTCATCCATGAGTAGGCCAAAAAATTTTTAGAGAGAAAGGACAGAGGGATATTCACCATTCCTCATATCACGCCACATCCGTCGATTTATCTTACCATTCCATAGACAAGTAGTGGTTTTAATCCGTACCACCAACCTTGTTAGTCTCCTTGGTGGGCATGGCCACAATAAATCGTAAACAAAAAGAACAAATCGAATCTTTCTACTTTCTAGAAGTTTCATATTCCTTCCTCCTTTCGATTATTGAGTAATAAAAAAATCATTGTTCTGGCGGCGACCTACTTTCCCAGGGCTCAGGCCCAAGTATCATCAGCGCTGAGAGGCTTAACTTCTGAGTTCGGAATGGGATCAGGTGTGACCCTCTCGCTAGTGCCACCAAAACAATGATTTCTTTATCAATGTGTAATATAATATTATTCAAATAACGACCAGAAACTTACTTTAAACCCAAAATTGTGAGAAAATCATACGGTATATTAGTACTCCTCGGCTGAATCCATTACTGGACTTACACCTAGAGCCTATCAACGTCGTAGTCTCCGACGAACCTATGAAACCTAATCTTGAAGACAGCTTCGTGCTTATATGCTTTCAGCACTTATCTTAACCGAAGGTAGCTACCCAGCGATGCCCTTGGTAGGACAGCTGGCACACTAGAGCTTCGTGCATCCCGGTCCTCTCGTACTAAGGATGCGCCTTCTCAAGTTTCCACGACCATAGTGGATAGGAGACCGACCTGTCTTACGACGGTCTGAACCCAGCTCGCGTGCCGCTTTAATGGGCGAACAGCCCAACCCTTGGGAGCTTCTTCACCCCCAGGATGCGACGAGCCGACATCGAGGTGCCGAACCACGCCGTCGCTGTGGACGCTTGGGCGTGACTAGCCTGTTATCCCCGGAGTAACTTTTATCCGATGAGCTTCCGCCATCCTATATTGGACGGTCGGATCACTAAGTTCTGCTTTCGCAACTGCTTGACTTGTAGGTCTCGCAGTAAAGCTGGCTTTTGCCTTTACACTATCTCCCGGGTTTCCATTCCGGGATAGCCAACCTTTGTAAACGCCTCCGTTACATTTTGGGAGGCATCCGCCCCAGACAAACTACCCACCAGATACTGTCCCTCGACCTGCTTCAAGGTCTGAGGTTAGAAATAAAAATATACAAGGGTGGTATCTCACTGTTGCCTTGCGGCTCCCACCTATACTGAACATGCATACCTCTAAATCAATACCAAGCTATAGTAAAGCTTCACGGGGTCTTTTCGTCCGACTATGGTTAACGAGCATCTTTACTCGTCTTGCAATTTCGCCGAGTCCTTCGTTGAGACAGTACTCAAATCGTTGCGCCATTCGTGCAGGTCGGAACTTACCCGACAAGGAATTTCGCTACCTTAGGACCGTTATAGTTACGGCCGGCGTTCATCTGCGCTTCAGTTCAAGGCTACGTACCGAAGTATTACACCCATCCCCTTAACGTTCAGACACTGGCCAGGCGTCACCCTCTATACATCAGCTTACGCTTTAGCAGAGAGCTATGTTTTTGATAAACAGTCGCTTGAGTGTCTTTAGCTGCGGCCCCATTGCTGGGGCAGGCCTTATCTCTAAATTACGGCCGCTATTTTGCCTAGTTCCTTAACGAAGGTTCTCTCGTACACCTGAGGCTACTCGCCTCGACTACCTGTGTTGGTTTACGGTACGGTTACTACTAACTTAGCCCTAGAAGTTTTTCTGGACAATTTTATCACCAATTTGATTCGGCCGAAGCTTCATCTTTAGTCAATCTCATCATTTAACGGAATCCGGATTTGCCTAGACTCCATGACTTAACCAACAACGCTCATACCATTAAAAACGTATTGACTCAAAAACTGCGTCCCTCCATCGGAAATTAGCAGTAGTGCTGGAATATTAACCAGCTCTTCCATCGGCTACGCCCCCACTACAGAGGCCTCGTCTTAGGACCGACTAAACCTGGGTCGATTTACGTTGCCCAGGAACCCTTAGTCTTACGGTGGGCAAGGTTCTCACTTGCCTTTGTGCTACTCATGCCAACATTCTCACTTCCTGTCGCTCCACCGTGCCTTACGACACGACTTCAGTGCTGACAGAAACGCTCCTCTACCACTCCAATTATAAATAATTGAAATCCATATCTTCGGTAATACACTTAGCCCCGATAAATTTTCGGCGCGCGGCAACTTGACTAGTGAGCTATTACGCTATCTTTAAAGGATGGCTGCTTCTAAGCCAACCTCCTAGTTGTCGCAGTCGCGACACCACCTTTTACACTTAGTGTATATTTTGGGACCTTAGATGATGGTCTGGGCTGTTTCCCTTTCGACCAATGGAGCTTAGCCCCCATGGTCTGACTGCTGAATTATACCTACCGGTATTCGGAGTT
This window encodes:
- a CDS encoding class I SAM-dependent methyltransferase; this encodes MDKNTQKELLTIVKDNYESIAAEFDETRKKGIWPELLNLTRDVKDGDKMLDAGCGNGRLLEAFAGKKIKYLGIDQSENLITLAQKQYPESEFAVADILDLGKINELDFDFVYSIAVLHHLPDQELRINALRQMKNKIKDDGRIIISAWNLWANKKNKKLIWKYFFLKLIGKNKMDFGDILFHWKNEAEDVSKKRYYHAFTKWELTRLVKKSGLKIEKLYKDEYNYYLVLKK